GACCGGGGTGTGGCCATTAATAATATAGCCCGACTCATCCAGCTCAAAAGCTTGCAGAATACTGCGACAGAAATCCTCATCTTTACGTAATTGGTAGTAAATATTCTGCACCTCTTTATGCAAGGCCTTATCTTTAATAAAGTAGCGCTCGAACGTCCGCATATTATCCTTCCCGAAAAGCGTGGACACTTCACCGCACCATAAATACCATACCAAGTCATCCCATTTCGTATCATGTTCCCGACGGAAATCATACGCATTTAACAGGGCCGTGTGATAGAAAGTCATCAAGGAACGCCCTTCATAATTTTGCCCTTCAAAGGTAAACTGTTTGAACGTGCCATCGTCATTACATGGAATACAACCATGGTAGAGAAGATTCCCGTTATAAACCGAATATAACTCGCCTTCGCGAACGAGAAAATCCATATGCTCACCTAAGCGTTCAGACCGTTGGAACTGATTCAGAAGATCCATAATGACTAGCTCTTCGCCAAGGGTCAACTCATAAGGCGCTTCGGGGTCGACTAATTGGAAGCAACCATTGTGAAGCGGATACGATTGGCCTTCAATAACAATGCTTTGTCGGTCCTCGCTTAAACAGTGAAGCAACTTACGATTCTGCATATCGAAATCTGGTTGACGGTCAATAAGTTGTCCTTCGAGTTTGAACTGAATAATGGAGATTGCCTGATGCATTTTGGCGATTCTTATTTGCTCGGCTTCAGACAGCTTTCCTTTCTCGAGGCCCCGTGGACGAAAGGCTGAATTATCTTCATAATATTTCTCCGCATATTTCTCTAAACGGGATAGTTCAATCCCATAACCATCTTCTAAGAGCGATAAATGGCCGTAACGCAGGGAAATCCGAAGTACAACGGCCAAGCAAGCCAAGGAACCACTGTAAGCCCCTATCCAAATAATATCATGGTTGCCCAATTGAATATCGATGGACGGTACTTCCATTAACTTATCCATAATTGCATCAGGCTGAGGTCCGCGGTCATAAATATCGCCCAGCACATGTAAGTGATCCACCACAAAGCGTTGAATTAAATACGCCAAGGTTACCGCAAAGTGATAAGCGAGATTTAAATCAATAATTGTCTGGTAAATCGCATTGAAGTAGTCCTGTTTATTATCCACTTCGTCATATTGGTATAATAACTCCTCCATAACATAAGCATATTCACTCGGTAAAGCCTTACGAACCTTGGACCGGGTGTATTTGCTGGAGACGTGCCGGGTAACGCGCACAAGCTGATTAAGTAGAATTAGCCATTCATCGGCCTTCTTTGCTTTACCGTCTAACATTTCTTCCGGATAATAAATGGTATAGCATAATTTCCGTTGATCATCCTCGGTCAACTCCCCATTAAAGATACTCGCTACTTTAATGCGAATAATCCCTGAACAGTTCCTTAGAATATGATCAAACGCCTCAAACTCACCATGTAAATCACTAATAAAATGTTCAGTAGCTTTAGGCAACTGCTGAATGGACTTCAAATTTATAATTTCAGTAAGTACTTCTGATTCTCTCATATCACGCATCATAATCCCTCCAGGCACCTTTTTATAGTATTATACTAGAATTAAAACGGTTTCGAAAGCTTAACCTAACCTAAATAATCGCATTTCATACATGTTGCCCTTACAAGCCCACCTGTACAAAAAACAAGGACTCCCTTCAAGCCCTTGTCATATACTGCGTTACTTACTCCTCTTCAATCGTTGGATCGCGCCAGAATAAAGTATTCAAATCCGTTTCCAATTCCCAGGCCAACTTCAAGCAAATCTCAAGCGAAGGGTTATATTTGCCTGTTTCGATTAAACTTAAGGTTTGCCGAGCAATTTGTACTTGATCTGCCAACTCCTTCTGCGACAACTCATGCTGTTTGCGATATTGTTTGACTCGGTTCATTAATACCCCCCATTCACACTGTATTCTTTGAAATATATCGATACTCATATGTAATATACCCCATATTCTCTAAAATTTCAATTAGAACGCTTTGTGATTCAGTCCATAAGAATGCACAAAATTTAATTTTTATTGGGCTTTTTCAATCAAACATTATAAGAACAAGCTTCATACCAATCATCGAAGCCCTAATTACATCCTAAATATATTGCCCACTAACTTTTATGTTGCTTTATCATTAAAAAAAGGTTAGAACGTAAAAAGATGTTTTCCATGTTGAACATAATGGATTTATTTACATACATTTAAGAGTGATACCATGACTATCGAATTTGATTTACTAGCCACTACCGCGATTGGTTGTGTTATCGCACTGATTGGTCGTTATTTCAACCGTCATATACGTGTC
This region of Suicoccus acidiformans genomic DNA includes:
- a CDS encoding fructose-1,6-bisphosphatase, coding for MRDMRESEVLTEIINLKSIQQLPKATEHFISDLHGEFEAFDHILRNCSGIIRIKVASIFNGELTEDDQRKLCYTIYYPEEMLDGKAKKADEWLILLNQLVRVTRHVSSKYTRSKVRKALPSEYAYVMEELLYQYDEVDNKQDYFNAIYQTIIDLNLAYHFAVTLAYLIQRFVVDHLHVLGDIYDRGPQPDAIMDKLMEVPSIDIQLGNHDIIWIGAYSGSLACLAVVLRISLRYGHLSLLEDGYGIELSRLEKYAEKYYEDNSAFRPRGLEKGKLSEAEQIRIAKMHQAISIIQFKLEGQLIDRQPDFDMQNRKLLHCLSEDRQSIVIEGQSYPLHNGCFQLVDPEAPYELTLGEELVIMDLLNQFQRSERLGEHMDFLVREGELYSVYNGNLLYHGCIPCNDDGTFKQFTFEGQNYEGRSLMTFYHTALLNAYDFRREHDTKWDDLVWYLWCGEVSTLFGKDNMRTFERYFIKDKALHKEVQNIYYQLRKDEDFCRSILQAFELDESGYIINGHTPVKAMEGENPIKANGKMLVIDGGLSKAYQKVTGIAGYTLVDNSHEVYLAAHHPFTSKADAIKHMREILPEQKMVHIRDHRVKVAETDIGHSLEEQIQALENYFGMRDGTIDE
- a CDS encoding helix-turn-helix transcriptional regulator, whose translation is MNRVKQYRKQHELSQKELADQVQIARQTLSLIETGKYNPSLEICLKLAWELETDLNTLFWRDPTIEEE